Proteins encoded by one window of Phenylobacterium soli:
- the dnaJ gene encoding molecular chaperone DnaJ has translation MRDYYEILGVDRGCDEAALKSAFRKLAMEHHPDRNGGCEEAAGRFKELNEAYSVLSDPQKRATYDRFGHAGVNGMGGGGAQFHDAHDIFNEVFGDIFGDMFGMRGRQNRGPARGQDLRYDLEITLEQAYAGAEVEITAPTTLTCEPCDGSGAKPGTSPTTCTTCGGAGRVRATQGFFSIERACPRCGGSGRMVLDPCEHCRGLGMVRKERTLSVRIPAGVDDGARIRLAGEGDAGDRGGPRGDLYIFISVRPHELFERDGLDLLCTVPVPMATAALGGMVEAPCLMGGENCDGNCKIEVKVPEGAQTGQTVRLKGRGMPSLRSRERGDLVVELFIETPTRLTARQKELLTEFAGICGEQQHPKSAKFLGKAKRFWDEVTGAA, from the coding sequence ATGCGGGACTATTACGAGATCCTGGGCGTCGACCGCGGCTGCGATGAGGCCGCGCTCAAGTCCGCTTTCCGCAAGCTCGCCATGGAGCACCACCCCGACCGCAACGGCGGTTGCGAGGAGGCCGCCGGGCGCTTCAAGGAACTGAACGAGGCCTATTCGGTCCTCTCCGACCCGCAGAAGCGCGCCACCTATGACCGCTTCGGCCACGCCGGCGTCAACGGTATGGGCGGCGGCGGGGCCCAGTTCCACGACGCCCACGACATCTTCAACGAGGTGTTCGGCGACATCTTCGGCGACATGTTCGGCATGCGCGGCCGGCAGAACCGCGGCCCGGCCCGCGGCCAGGACCTGCGCTACGACCTGGAGATCACCCTCGAGCAGGCCTACGCCGGCGCCGAGGTGGAGATCACCGCCCCCACCACCCTCACCTGCGAGCCCTGCGACGGCTCGGGGGCCAAGCCGGGCACCAGCCCGACCACCTGCACCACCTGCGGCGGCGCCGGCCGCGTGCGGGCGACCCAGGGCTTCTTCTCCATCGAGCGCGCCTGCCCCCGCTGCGGCGGCTCGGGCCGCATGGTGCTCGACCCGTGCGAGCACTGCCGGGGCCTGGGCATGGTGCGCAAGGAGCGCACCCTCTCGGTCCGCATCCCGGCCGGCGTCGACGACGGCGCGCGCATCCGCCTGGCGGGCGAGGGCGACGCGGGCGACCGCGGCGGCCCGCGCGGCGACCTCTACATCTTCATCTCCGTCCGCCCGCACGAGCTTTTCGAGCGCGACGGCCTGGACCTGCTCTGCACCGTGCCGGTGCCCATGGCCACGGCGGCCCTCGGCGGCATGGTCGAGGCGCCCTGCCTGATGGGCGGCGAGAACTGCGACGGCAACTGCAAGATCGAGGTCAAGGTGCCCGAGGGCGCCCAGACCGGCCAGACCGTGCGCCTCAAGGGCCGCGGCATGCCCAGCTTGCGCAGCCGCGAGCGCGGCGACCTCGTGGTCGAGCTGTTCATCGAGACGCCGACCCGCCTCACCGCGCGCCAGAAGGAGCTGCTCACCGAATTCGCCGGCATCTGCGGCGAGCAGCAGCACCCCAAGTCCGCCAAGTTCCTCGGCAAGGCCAAACGCTTCTGGGACGAAGTCACCGGCGCGGCGTGA
- a CDS encoding host attachment protein: MPHLKMLYVLADGAHARLVERSHETGDFVTFAEIDGSGRLKGLRRELKGNSGFASQQSGTNQRHDVHGADYERQAKETFVHEVADRAAEIAKADGYQGVVVAAPARLLEPLRTRLAQHKANVAGALDKDLTKAADATLSKWLDHVLPA; the protein is encoded by the coding sequence ATGCCCCACTTGAAGATGCTCTATGTGCTCGCCGACGGCGCCCATGCGCGCCTGGTGGAGCGCTCCCACGAGACCGGCGACTTCGTCACCTTCGCGGAGATCGACGGCTCCGGCCGCCTCAAGGGCCTGCGCCGCGAGCTGAAGGGCAACTCCGGCTTCGCCAGCCAGCAGTCGGGCACCAACCAGCGCCATGACGTGCACGGCGCCGACTACGAGCGTCAGGCCAAGGAGACCTTCGTCCACGAGGTCGCCGACCGCGCCGCCGAGATCGCCAAGGCCGACGGCTACCAGGGCGTCGTCGTCGCCGCCCCGGCCCGCCTGCTCGAGCCGCTGCGCACCCGTCTCGCCCAGCACAAGGCCAATGTCGCGGGCGCCCTCGACAAGGACCTCACCAAGGCGGCGGACGCCACCCTGTCCAAGTGGCTGGACCACGTCCTGCCCGCCTGA
- a CDS encoding HPF/RaiA family ribosome-associated protein produces MQIPLQITFEGGLEPSDALRARIEREAAKLEKFHDRITSCRVAVIGRSHRQRHGDLYAVRLQITGPDVADVVVDRNPPADHAHEDAFVAVRDAFAAARRRLQDRRRKAQGQVKLHEEPPMGRVVQVYPVDGYGFLESGDGREIYFHRNALLNGDFEKLAVGSHVRFHEREGEKGPQASTVHLVRANGRA; encoded by the coding sequence ATGCAGATTCCGCTGCAGATCACCTTCGAAGGCGGCCTGGAACCCTCGGACGCGCTGCGCGCCCGGATCGAGCGCGAAGCCGCCAAGCTCGAGAAGTTCCACGACCGGATCACCTCCTGCCGCGTGGCCGTGATCGGCCGCAGCCACCGCCAGCGCCACGGCGATCTCTACGCCGTGCGCCTGCAGATCACCGGCCCCGACGTCGCCGACGTGGTGGTCGACCGCAACCCGCCCGCCGACCACGCCCACGAGGACGCCTTCGTCGCCGTCCGCGACGCCTTCGCCGCGGCGCGCCGGCGCCTGCAGGACCGCCGCCGCAAGGCGCAGGGCCAGGTGAAGCTCCACGAGGAGCCGCCCATGGGCCGCGTCGTCCAAGTGTACCCCGTCGACGGCTATGGCTTCCTGGAAAGCGGCGACGGGCGGGAGATCTACTTCCACCGCAACGCGCTCCTGAACGGCGACTTCGAGAAGCTCGCCGTCGGCTCGCACGTGCGCTTCCACGAGCGCGAGGGCGAGAAGGGTCCCCAGGCCTCCACCGTCCACCTGGTGAGGGCCAACGGGCGGGCCTGA
- a CDS encoding heme-dependent oxidative N-demethylase subunit alpha family protein, whose amino-acid sequence MSLPHRPWEDGGDFSIGLKPITEAQWLEGGEAEPWRRKDPLFASVPALVWAEAPGSREAQQEVLELVEAAIGPADPQAEGPGQDWPPLYAAARRVSDDLCLMQKIDGEWRLTALSLSAGSFFKAGEVVGRSLAELHGPVNGFGGRFLTRVQRIFEGLRPDLILERRNWTVLNTPELHTPDSGPIRARIGEIDAAEAGRALSLRVERQTLRRLPRTGGALFTIRVWVGPLASVAQSPERLAAFTQAWRSATPDFRAYKRFDLYDELVEAFVAGARAEAPEGAA is encoded by the coding sequence ATGAGCCTGCCCCATCGCCCCTGGGAGGACGGCGGCGACTTCTCCATCGGGCTGAAGCCGATCACCGAGGCCCAATGGCTGGAGGGCGGCGAGGCGGAGCCCTGGCGGCGCAAGGACCCGCTGTTCGCCAGCGTCCCGGCGCTGGTGTGGGCCGAGGCGCCCGGATCGCGCGAAGCCCAGCAGGAGGTGCTGGAGCTGGTCGAGGCGGCCATCGGCCCCGCAGATCCGCAGGCGGAGGGACCGGGACAGGACTGGCCGCCGCTCTACGCCGCCGCCCGGCGGGTCTCCGACGACCTTTGCCTGATGCAGAAGATCGACGGTGAGTGGCGCCTGACGGCCCTGTCGCTGTCGGCCGGAAGCTTCTTCAAGGCCGGCGAGGTGGTGGGCAGGAGCCTGGCCGAGCTGCACGGGCCGGTGAACGGGTTCGGCGGCCGCTTCCTGACCCGCGTGCAGCGGATCTTCGAGGGGCTGCGGCCCGACCTGATCCTCGAGCGGCGCAACTGGACGGTGCTGAACACCCCGGAGCTGCACACCCCGGACTCAGGGCCGATCCGCGCCCGCATCGGCGAGATCGACGCGGCCGAGGCCGGCCGGGCGCTGAGCCTGCGGGTGGAGCGCCAGACCCTGCGCCGCCTGCCGCGCACCGGCGGCGCGCTGTTCACGATCCGCGTGTGGGTCGGGCCGCTGGCCAGCGTGGCGCAGAGCCCGGAGCGGCTCGCGGCCTTCACGCAGGCCTGGCGCAGCGCCACGCCGGACTTCCGCGCCTACAAGCGCTTCGACCTCTACGACGAGCTCGTCGAGGCCTTCGTGGCCGGGGCCCGGGCGGAAGCGCCCGAGGGCGCCGCCTAG
- a CDS encoding VanZ family protein, whose protein sequence is MGIDRLPVVLRLGLYALAIAVLLYLCLAPARELPQVSLWDKAEHATAWAVLAGLGLVLFPARPWRVAGFALALGVLVEVLQGTPAIHRDSDWRDVVADTVGVTVAGAGFALVGRRRA, encoded by the coding sequence ATGGGTATCGACCGTCTGCCGGTGGTGCTGCGCCTGGGGCTCTACGCCCTGGCGATCGCCGTTCTGCTCTATCTGTGCCTGGCGCCGGCCCGCGAGCTGCCGCAGGTGAGCCTCTGGGACAAGGCCGAGCACGCCACGGCCTGGGCCGTGCTGGCCGGCCTCGGGCTGGTGCTGTTCCCGGCGCGCCCCTGGCGCGTGGCGGGCTTCGCCCTGGCGCTCGGGGTGCTGGTGGAGGTGCTGCAGGGCACGCCGGCGATCCACCGCGATTCCGACTGGCGCGACGTGGTGGCCGACACGGTGGGCGTCACCGTCGCCGGCGCCGGCTTCGCGCTCGTCGGACGGAGGCGCGCATGA
- a CDS encoding HAD-IA family hydrolase: MAVEAVIWDFGGVFTSSPFEAFNRLEAEIGAPKDHIRRVNATNHHENAWALFERNEIDAARFDELFLEESTALGFPIRGRDVLPRLSGELRPRMVEALKACKQHFKVGCITNNVVSMHSPGQNEVQQAAGAMGQVMPFFDAIIESSKAGVRKPDPKIYLMMCELLGVAPQNCVYLDDLGINCKPAHELGMKAIKVVDVDQTLAELAAATGLSFA; this comes from the coding sequence ATGGCGGTCGAGGCGGTGATCTGGGATTTCGGCGGGGTCTTCACCTCCTCGCCGTTCGAGGCCTTCAACCGCCTGGAGGCCGAGATCGGCGCGCCGAAGGATCACATCCGGCGGGTCAACGCCACGAACCACCACGAGAACGCCTGGGCGCTTTTCGAGCGGAACGAGATCGACGCCGCCCGCTTCGACGAGTTGTTCCTGGAGGAATCCACCGCGCTGGGCTTCCCGATCCGCGGCCGCGACGTGCTTCCGAGGCTCTCCGGCGAGCTGCGCCCGCGGATGGTCGAGGCGCTGAAGGCCTGCAAGCAGCACTTCAAGGTCGGCTGCATCACCAACAACGTGGTCTCGATGCACAGCCCCGGCCAGAACGAGGTCCAGCAGGCGGCAGGGGCCATGGGCCAGGTGATGCCGTTCTTCGACGCCATCATCGAGAGCTCCAAGGCGGGCGTCAGGAAGCCCGACCCCAAGATCTACCTGATGATGTGCGAGCTCCTGGGCGTGGCGCCGCAGAACTGCGTCTACCTCGACGACCTCGGCATCAACTGCAAGCCGGCCCACGAGCTCGGCATGAAGGCCATCAAGGTGGTGGACGTCGACCAGACCCTGGCCGAGCTCGCCGCCGCCACGGGCCTTTCCTTCGCATGA
- a CDS encoding 4a-hydroxytetrahydrobiopterin dehydratase, which yields MSRPVKIGAAEALKGLPAWSAVEGGRDAIRRTFVFADFNAAFGFMTRVALMADKLDHHPEWFNVYNRVEVTLATHDADGVTELDVTLATFMDQAAGDLRAK from the coding sequence ATGAGCCGGCCGGTGAAGATCGGCGCCGCCGAGGCGCTCAAGGGCCTGCCGGCCTGGTCGGCGGTCGAGGGCGGCCGCGACGCCATCCGCCGGACCTTCGTCTTCGCCGACTTCAACGCGGCCTTCGGCTTCATGACCCGGGTGGCGCTGATGGCCGACAAGCTCGACCACCATCCGGAATGGTTCAACGTCTACAACCGGGTCGAGGTGACGCTGGCCACCCACGACGCCGACGGGGTCACCGAACTCGACGTGACCCTGGCGACGTTCATGGACCAGGCGGCCGGCGATCTCCGCGCAAAGTAG
- a CDS encoding SDR family oxidoreductase: MPGRVAGKKAFITGGAQGLGAAMARKLAAEGAKVSVADINIEGAKAVAAEINAAHGEGTAFAFPLDVTKEDQWIFALEEADAAMGGISVLVNNAGISIGGNIEQLSFDDWKKVMSVNVDSVFLGTKHALKYMRQNQPGSIINISSIAGLIAAHNSPSYNASKAGVWLLSKGIALHCAKQKLDIRSNSIHPTFIDTPILDPLRQQFGKEEAEAKLARQVPLGKIGQPDDIANAVLYLASDESKFMTGAELKLDGGISAM; the protein is encoded by the coding sequence ATGCCAGGACGGGTCGCGGGCAAGAAGGCCTTCATCACCGGCGGGGCCCAGGGTCTGGGCGCGGCCATGGCGCGCAAGCTGGCGGCCGAAGGCGCCAAGGTGAGCGTCGCCGACATCAACATCGAGGGCGCCAAGGCGGTGGCCGCGGAGATCAACGCCGCGCACGGCGAGGGCACGGCCTTCGCCTTCCCGCTCGACGTCACCAAGGAGGATCAGTGGATCTTCGCCCTGGAGGAGGCCGATGCGGCCATGGGCGGGATCAGCGTGCTGGTCAACAACGCCGGCATCTCCATCGGCGGCAACATCGAGCAGCTCTCCTTCGACGACTGGAAGAAGGTGATGAGCGTCAACGTCGACTCGGTCTTCCTCGGGACCAAGCACGCCCTGAAGTACATGCGTCAGAACCAGCCCGGCTCAATCATCAACATCTCCTCGATCGCCGGCCTGATCGCGGCCCACAACTCGCCGTCCTACAACGCCTCCAAGGCGGGGGTCTGGCTGCTGTCGAAGGGGATCGCCCTGCACTGCGCCAAGCAGAAGCTCGACATCCGCTCGAACTCGATCCACCCGACCTTCATCGACACGCCGATCCTCGACCCGCTGCGCCAGCAGTTCGGCAAGGAGGAGGCCGAGGCCAAGCTCGCGCGGCAGGTCCCCCTGGGCAAGATCGGCCAGCCGGACGACATCGCCAATGCGGTGCTCTACCTGGCCTCCGACGAGAGCAAGTTCATGACCGGCGCCGAGCTCAAGCTCGACGGCGGCATCAGCGCGATGTGA
- a CDS encoding response regulator transcription factor, whose protein sequence is MAKITLVDDDENIVTSVSLALESHGHAVKAYYDGAAGLAALENEPPDLAILDVKMPRMDGMEVLRRLRRSSDLPVIILTSKDDEIDEILGFNLGADDYIHKPFSQRLLIERVKAVLRRSGIDGEEPAGSAAAAAEASARALKRGKLTLDPARHDCLWDGKPVKLTVTEFLLLQALAQRPGFVKSRDNLMDAAYDDQVYVDDRTIDSHIKRMRKKFREVDPEFDAIETLYGVGYRYRET, encoded by the coding sequence ATGGCCAAGATCACCCTGGTGGACGACGACGAGAACATCGTCACGTCGGTGAGCCTCGCGCTGGAGAGCCATGGCCACGCCGTCAAAGCCTACTACGACGGGGCCGCGGGCCTGGCCGCGCTCGAGAACGAGCCGCCGGACCTGGCGATCCTGGACGTGAAGATGCCCCGCATGGACGGCATGGAGGTGCTGCGCCGGCTGCGCCGCTCCTCCGACCTGCCGGTGATCATCCTCACCTCGAAGGACGACGAGATCGACGAGATTCTCGGCTTCAACCTCGGGGCCGACGACTACATCCACAAGCCGTTCAGCCAGCGCCTGCTGATCGAGCGGGTGAAGGCGGTGCTGCGCCGCTCGGGCATCGACGGCGAGGAGCCGGCCGGCAGCGCCGCCGCGGCGGCCGAGGCCAGCGCCCGGGCCCTCAAGCGCGGCAAGCTCACCCTCGATCCCGCCCGTCACGACTGCCTGTGGGACGGCAAGCCGGTGAAGCTCACCGTCACCGAGTTCCTGCTGCTCCAGGCCCTCGCCCAGCGCCCCGGCTTCGTGAAGAGCCGCGACAACCTGATGGACGCGGCTTACGACGATCAGGTCTATGTGGACGACCGCACGATCGACAGCCACATCAAGCGCATGCGCAAGAAGTTCCGGGAAGTGGACCCTGAGTTCGACGCGATCGAAACCCTCTATGGCGTCGGATACCGCTACCGGGAAACCTGA
- a CDS encoding stimulus-sensing domain-containing protein, producing the protein MASDTATGKPERAAKPSRFRWLPGSRLGRLIIVLNVLGLAILIAGALVLNELRRGLVNARIDSLTTQGELIATIMDEYATAGDPEPMMNSALGSQMLQMLANPKTQRARLFDAQGHIVADSDWVADRVQWRVLPPARKRGETGNRFELRRLRSPPSERQAHQELQAEVAHALKGQRWAGMRVGEDGKRVVSVSIPIQRVQAVLGVLTLEANDVDAIIARERAALIPFILIAIAVTLSSSLLLNRLIAQPVRRLARAADSVRLSRARAISLPDLATRDDELGDLTRSLEDMTDSLSERMDAIERFAADVAHEIRNPLTSLRSAVETLDLVKDPAARERLLAILKNDVQRLDRLVTDISNASRLDAELSRDQPKFIDMERLIFDVVALYQATAKPGDVSVRFVPPQGLEPPAVMGREGPLSQIFRNLIDNARSFSPPGGEVVVGLAKAKNLVVATVADSGPGIPPENLETVFERFYTSRPKGAAFGGNSGLGLSIARQIAQAHGGALRAANRMNPDGTVGGASFILTLPEARG; encoded by the coding sequence ATGGCGTCGGATACCGCTACCGGGAAACCTGAGCGGGCGGCGAAGCCATCGCGCTTCCGTTGGCTGCCGGGCTCGCGCCTCGGGCGGCTGATCATCGTCCTCAACGTCCTGGGCCTGGCGATCCTCATCGCCGGGGCCCTGGTGCTGAACGAGCTGCGCCGCGGCCTCGTGAACGCGCGCATCGACAGCCTGACCACTCAGGGCGAGCTGATCGCCACGATCATGGACGAGTACGCCACGGCCGGCGATCCCGAGCCGATGATGAACTCGGCCCTCGGCAGCCAGATGCTGCAGATGCTGGCCAATCCCAAGACCCAGCGCGCCCGGCTGTTCGACGCCCAGGGCCACATCGTCGCCGACAGCGACTGGGTGGCCGACCGGGTGCAGTGGCGCGTCCTGCCGCCGGCCCGCAAGCGCGGCGAGACCGGCAATCGCTTCGAGCTGCGGCGGCTGCGCAGCCCGCCGTCGGAGAGACAGGCGCACCAGGAGCTGCAGGCCGAGGTCGCCCACGCCCTGAAGGGCCAGCGCTGGGCCGGGATGCGGGTCGGCGAGGACGGCAAGCGGGTGGTCTCGGTGTCGATCCCGATCCAGCGGGTCCAGGCGGTGCTCGGCGTCCTCACCCTGGAGGCCAACGACGTCGACGCGATCATCGCCCGCGAGCGCGCGGCGCTGATCCCGTTCATCCTCATCGCCATCGCGGTGACCCTGTCCTCCTCGCTGCTGCTCAACCGGCTGATCGCCCAGCCGGTGCGCCGCCTGGCGCGCGCCGCCGACAGCGTGCGCCTGTCCCGCGCCCGGGCGATCTCCCTGCCCGACCTCGCCACCCGCGACGACGAGCTCGGCGACCTCACCCGCAGCCTCGAGGACATGACGGATTCGCTGTCCGAGCGGATGGACGCCATCGAGCGCTTCGCCGCCGACGTGGCGCACGAGATCCGCAACCCGCTGACTTCCCTGCGCTCGGCGGTGGAGACCCTCGACCTGGTCAAGGACCCGGCTGCGCGCGAGCGCCTGCTGGCCATCCTCAAGAACGACGTCCAGCGCCTCGACCGCCTGGTCACCGACATCTCCAACGCCTCGCGCCTTGACGCCGAGCTGTCGCGCGACCAGCCGAAGTTCATCGACATGGAGCGGCTGATCTTCGACGTGGTCGCCCTCTACCAGGCGACCGCCAAGCCGGGCGACGTCAGTGTCCGCTTCGTGCCGCCCCAGGGACTGGAGCCGCCGGCGGTGATGGGTCGCGAGGGCCCCTTGAGCCAGATCTTCCGCAACCTGATCGACAACGCCCGCTCCTTCTCCCCGCCGGGCGGCGAGGTGGTGGTCGGCCTCGCCAAGGCCAAGAACCTGGTGGTCGCCACGGTCGCCGACTCCGGTCCGGGCATCCCGCCGGAGAACCTCGAGACGGTGTTCGAGCGGTTCTACACCTCGCGGCCCAAGGGCGCGGCGTTCGGCGGCAACTCCGGGCTCGGCCTCTCCATCGCCCGCCAGATCGCCCAGGCCCACGGCGGCGCCCTGCGCGCCGCCAACCGGATGAATCCCGACGGCACGGTGGGCGGGGCGAGCTTCATCCTCACCCTGCCCGAGGCGCGGGGATGA
- a CDS encoding HPr kinase/phosphorylase encodes MSVRHAGLVALRLRGRWAGALIEGPSGSGKSDLALRCLDAGFRLVADDRTLVWRSEGRLFGRAPDSLAGLIEVRGLDVVAEPHLPFCEILLAARCGEPERIPGPQTLDVLGRELPLVVLAARESSAPAKLSRALARFDGGPDRRM; translated from the coding sequence ATGAGCGTCCGTCACGCCGGCCTCGTCGCCCTGCGCCTTCGCGGCCGCTGGGCCGGCGCGCTCATCGAGGGCCCCTCGGGGTCCGGCAAGAGCGACCTCGCCCTGCGCTGCCTGGACGCCGGCTTCCGCCTGGTGGCCGACGACCGCACCCTCGTCTGGCGCTCCGAAGGCCGGCTGTTCGGCCGTGCGCCGGACAGCCTGGCCGGCCTCATCGAGGTTCGCGGCCTCGACGTGGTGGCCGAGCCGCACCTGCCGTTCTGCGAGATCCTGCTGGCCGCGCGCTGCGGCGAACCCGAGCGGATCCCGGGTCCGCAGACCCTGGACGTCCTCGGCCGCGAGCTGCCGCTGGTGGTGCTCGCCGCACGAGAATCCTCGGCCCCTGCGAAACTCAGTCGCGCGCTCGCGAGGTTTGACGGTGGCCCTGATCGTCGTATGTAG
- a CDS encoding PTS sugar transporter subunit IIA: MIGLVIVTHGRLAEEFIFAMEHVVGPQTAVEAICIGPDDDMEKRRQDILAACGRVDSGQGVILLTDMFGGTPSNLAISVMEQTRAEVIAGLNLPMLIKLASVRNRQNLEDCVACAQEAGRKYISVASYVLAGEK, translated from the coding sequence ATGATCGGGCTCGTGATCGTCACGCACGGGCGACTGGCGGAGGAGTTCATCTTCGCCATGGAGCATGTGGTCGGCCCCCAGACGGCGGTCGAGGCGATCTGCATCGGTCCCGACGACGACATGGAAAAGCGCCGCCAGGACATCCTGGCCGCCTGCGGCCGCGTCGATTCCGGACAGGGCGTCATCCTGCTCACCGACATGTTCGGCGGCACGCCCTCGAACCTCGCCATCTCGGTGATGGAGCAGACCCGCGCCGAGGTGATCGCCGGCCTCAACCTGCCGATGCTCATCAAGCTGGCCAGCGTCCGCAACCGCCAGAACCTCGAGGACTGCGTCGCCTGCGCCCAGGAAGCCGGCCGCAAGTACATCTCGGTCGCCTCCTACGTCCTGGCGGGGGAGAAGTGA
- a CDS encoding HPr family phosphocarrier protein → MSEPLSRTVEIVNKRGLHARASAKFVKVASGFDAEVRVAKDGQAVDARSIMGLMMLAAGPGCCIEIEAEGPEAQAALDALSHLVQSRFDEDE, encoded by the coding sequence GTGAGCGAACCGCTCAGCCGCACCGTCGAGATCGTCAACAAGCGCGGCCTGCACGCCCGCGCCTCCGCCAAGTTCGTCAAGGTCGCCTCGGGGTTCGACGCCGAGGTGCGCGTCGCCAAGGACGGCCAGGCCGTCGACGCCCGCTCGATCATGGGCCTGATGATGCTCGCCGCCGGCCCCGGCTGCTGCATCGAGATCGAGGCCGAGGGCCCCGAGGCCCAGGCCGCCCTCGACGCCCTCTCCCACCTCGTCCAGTCCCGCTTCGACGAGGACGAGTAA
- a CDS encoding ABC transporter permease, translating to MLNVHAIKAIYRFEMNRWVRTVVQSLAAPVITTSLYFIVFGAAIGRRMPAVDGVSYGAFIVPGLIMLSILTESISNGSFGIYMPKFAGTIYEVLSAPISALEIVLGYVGAAATKSVILGVIIAITARLFVPYEIVHPLWALAFLVLTSVTFSLFGFLTGIWADGWEKLSIIPMMVVTPLTFLGGSFYSIAMLPGVWREIALFNPVVYLVSGFRWAFYGVSDVGVGVSLVATSAFLAACLVAVTWIFRTGWRLKT from the coding sequence ATGCTCAACGTGCACGCCATCAAGGCCATCTACCGCTTCGAGATGAACCGCTGGGTGCGCACCGTGGTGCAGAGCCTGGCCGCGCCGGTGATCACCACCAGCCTCTATTTCATCGTCTTCGGGGCGGCGATCGGGCGGCGGATGCCGGCGGTCGACGGGGTGAGCTACGGCGCCTTCATCGTGCCGGGCCTGATCATGCTGTCGATCCTCACCGAGAGCATCTCCAACGGCAGCTTCGGCATCTACATGCCCAAGTTCGCCGGCACCATCTACGAGGTGCTGTCGGCGCCGATCTCGGCGCTGGAGATCGTGCTCGGCTACGTCGGCGCGGCGGCGACCAAGTCGGTGATCCTCGGGGTGATCATCGCGATCACGGCGCGGCTCTTCGTGCCCTACGAGATCGTCCACCCCTTGTGGGCCCTGGCCTTCCTGGTGCTGACCAGCGTCACCTTCTCGCTGTTCGGCTTCCTGACCGGCATCTGGGCCGACGGCTGGGAGAAGCTGTCGATTATCCCGATGATGGTGGTGACGCCCCTGACCTTCCTCGGCGGCAGCTTCTATTCGATCGCCATGCTGCCCGGGGTCTGGCGCGAGATCGCCCTCTTCAACCCGGTGGTCTATCTGGTCAGCGGCTTCCGCTGGGCCTTCTACGGCGTCTCGGACGTCGGCGTCGGCGTCAGCCTGGTGGCCACCTCGGCGTTCCTCGCGGCCTGCCTCGTGGCGGTGACCTGGATCTTCCGCACCGGCTGGCGGCTGAAGACCTGA
- a CDS encoding ABC transporter ATP-binding protein → MQPIISIQGLSKTYAGGFQALKNVSLDIGQGEIFALLGPNGAGKTTLIGITCGLVNPTSGKVLADGHDIRADYRAARAKIGLVPQELSTDAFETVWATVKFSRGLFGKPPNDAYLEKVLKDLSLWDKKDAKIMALSGGMKRRVMIAKALSHEPKILFLDEPTAGVDVELRREMWEMVRGLREDGVTIILTTHYIEEAEEMADRVGVISKGELILVEDKDALMRQLGKKQLTLHLQEPLTAVPEGLGQYQLALAADGAELVYTFDAQAEATGIAELLRELSKKGIDFRDLQTEQSSLEEIFVSLVKGRA, encoded by the coding sequence TTGCAGCCGATCATCTCCATCCAGGGTCTGTCGAAGACCTACGCCGGCGGATTCCAGGCGCTCAAGAACGTCAGCCTCGACATCGGCCAGGGCGAGATCTTCGCCCTGCTGGGCCCCAACGGGGCGGGCAAGACGACGCTGATCGGGATCACCTGCGGCCTCGTCAATCCGACCTCGGGCAAGGTGCTGGCCGACGGCCACGATATCCGCGCCGACTATCGCGCCGCGCGGGCCAAGATCGGCCTGGTGCCGCAGGAGCTGTCCACCGACGCCTTCGAGACGGTCTGGGCGACGGTGAAGTTCAGCCGCGGCCTGTTCGGCAAGCCGCCGAACGACGCCTATCTGGAGAAGGTGCTGAAGGACCTCAGCCTCTGGGACAAGAAGGACGCCAAGATCATGGCGCTGTCCGGCGGCATGAAGCGCCGGGTGATGATCGCCAAGGCGCTGAGCCACGAGCCCAAGATCCTGTTCCTGGACGAGCCCACGGCCGGCGTCGACGTCGAGCTGCGCCGCGAGATGTGGGAGATGGTGCGCGGCCTGCGCGAAGACGGCGTCACCATCATCCTGACCACCCACTACATCGAGGAGGCCGAGGAGATGGCCGACCGGGTGGGGGTGATCTCCAAGGGCGAACTGATCCTCGTCGAGGACAAGGACGCCCTGATGCGCCAGCTCGGCAAGAAGCAGCTGACCCTGCACCTGCAGGAGCCGCTGACGGCCGTGCCGGAGGGGCTCGGCCAGTACCAGCTCGCCCTCGCCGCCGACGGCGCCGAGCTCGTCTACACCTTCGACGCCCAGGCCGAGGCGACCGGCATCGCCGAGCTGCTGCGCGAGCTCTCCAAGAAGGGCATCGACTTCCGCGACCTGCAGACCGAGCAGAGCTCGCTGGAGGAGATCTTCGTCAGTCTGGTGAAGGGGCGCGCCTGA